Proteins encoded in a region of the Bacillota bacterium genome:
- the map gene encoding type I methionyl aminopeptidase, whose translation MISKKTAREIRYMAEAGRIVALTLQELKKAIRPGVTTIELDALAEEFIRRQGAKPAFKGLYGFPATICASINEQVVHGIPGSRKLKEGEIISIDVGTEVSGFYGDGAATYPVGEVSRIAARLLETTCEALDQGIAMAVSGNRLSDISHAVQKHVESHGFSVVRDFVGHGIGKKMHEEPQIPNFGPPGRGPRLEEGMTLAIEPMVNIGTHEVKVLEDNWTVITRDGKLSAHFEHTVAVRDGKAEILTRA comes from the coding sequence ATGATTTCGAAGAAAACGGCACGTGAAATACGTTATATGGCGGAAGCGGGCCGGATTGTGGCGTTGACCCTGCAGGAGTTGAAGAAGGCCATAAGGCCCGGGGTTACCACGATCGAGCTTGATGCCCTTGCCGAGGAATTTATCCGGCGGCAGGGGGCAAAGCCGGCGTTCAAGGGGCTTTACGGCTTCCCGGCGACCATCTGCGCTTCCATAAACGAGCAGGTGGTACACGGTATTCCGGGATCACGCAAGCTGAAGGAAGGCGAAATAATCAGCATCGACGTCGGTACGGAAGTAAGCGGTTTTTACGGGGACGGAGCCGCTACCTATCCGGTTGGTGAAGTAAGCCGCATTGCTGCCCGGCTCTTAGAAACGACATGTGAGGCGCTCGATCAAGGAATCGCTATGGCAGTCTCGGGGAACCGTTTATCGGACATATCCCACGCCGTACAAAAGCATGTAGAGAGTCATGGGTTTTCGGTCGTACGTGACTTTGTCGGACACGGGATAGGTAAAAAGATGCACGAAGAACCTCAGATACCGAACTTTGGCCCGCCCGGACGCGGCCCGCGACTCGAGGAAGGGATGACGTTGGCCATTGAGCCTATGGTCAATATAGGCACACATGAGGTTAAGGTTCTCGAAGATAATTGGACTGTAATTACCAGAGACGGTAAGTTATCGGCCCATTTTGAGCATACTGTGGCCGTCCGGGATGGGAAGGCGGAGATCCTTACCCGTGCGTAA
- a CDS encoding KOW domain-containing RNA-binding protein: protein MIDLIDAKEEVLLGRLVSSTAGRDAGHYYLVFGIVSERMLKLVDGIVRRTENPKEKNVRHLRFYPAVAREVTEKLTNGEKLTNAEIRQALAQMEKPE, encoded by the coding sequence ATGATAGATTTGATCGACGCAAAAGAGGAAGTATTGTTAGGCCGGTTGGTGAGTTCCACCGCCGGAAGAGACGCGGGGCATTATTACCTTGTTTTTGGAATTGTGTCAGAGCGTATGTTAAAACTGGTTGACGGCATTGTGCGACGAACGGAAAATCCAAAGGAGAAAAATGTCAGGCACCTGAGGTTTTATCCTGCGGTTGCACGGGAGGTAACGGAAAAATTAACAAATGGCGAGAAGCTAACAAACGCAGAAATAAGGCAGGCACTGGCGCAAATGGAAAAGCCAGAATAG
- the infA gene encoding translation initiation factor IF-1, which translates to MAKQDVIEVEGTVVEPLPNAMFRVELPNGHKVLAHVSGKIRMHFIRILPGDRVTVELSPYDLTRGRIVYRYK; encoded by the coding sequence ATGGCCAAACAGGATGTAATTGAGGTGGAGGGTACCGTCGTTGAACCGTTGCCCAACGCAATGTTCAGGGTTGAACTTCCCAACGGGCACAAGGTTTTGGCGCACGTCTCTGGTAAGATACGGATGCACTTTATCCGGATCCTTCCCGGGGACAGAGTGACGGTGGAGCTTTCACCATACGATCTCACCAGAGGCCGAATAGTATATCGTTACAAATAG
- the rpmJ gene encoding 50S ribosomal protein L36, with protein sequence MKVRPSVKVMCEKCKIIRRKGKVMVICANPKHKQKQG encoded by the coding sequence GTGAAGGTAAGGCCGTCCGTTAAGGTGATGTGTGAAAAATGCAAGATAATCCGGCGTAAAGGGAAAGTAATGGTGATTTGCGCTAATCCAAAGCACAAGCAAAAACAAGGTTAG
- the rpsM gene encoding 30S ribosomal protein S13, which translates to MARISGVDLPKDKRVEVALTYIFGIGRSTAKKVLAKTRVNPDTRVKNLTEEEVIRLREIIDREQKVEGDLRRETSLNIKRLMEIGCYKGLRHRRGMPVHGQRTRTNARTRKGPRRTVGVRRKK; encoded by the coding sequence TTGGCACGTATTTCCGGGGTTGATTTACCCAAGGACAAGCGGGTGGAGGTTGCGCTGACCTATATTTTTGGCATCGGCCGTTCCACCGCGAAAAAGGTTCTGGCTAAGACCAGAGTTAATCCCGACACGCGGGTGAAGAACCTCACAGAGGAGGAAGTCATCCGCCTGCGGGAGATAATCGACAGGGAACAAAAGGTGGAGGGCGACCTACGGCGTGAGACGTCGCTGAACATCAAGCGGCTGATGGAAATCGGCTGCTATAAAGGGTTGCGGCATCGCCGGGGAATGCCCGTGCACGGGCAACGTACGCGTACCAACGCCAGAACGCGCAAGGGACCGCGCAGAACAGTGGGCGTGAGGAGAAAAAAGTAG
- the rpsK gene encoding 30S ribosomal protein S11, whose translation MARRTRTKKKERKNIEVGVAHIKSTFNNTMVAIADTNGNTVAWASAGTVGFKGSRKSTPFAAQMAAEKVAREAMEHGMKEVSVLVKGPGAGREAAIRSLQAAGLQVSLIKDVTPVPHNGCRAPKRRRV comes from the coding sequence ATGGCACGGCGTACAAGGACTAAGAAGAAGGAAAGGAAAAACATCGAGGTGGGCGTGGCCCATATCAAGTCCACTTTCAATAACACCATGGTTGCTATCGCGGATACCAACGGCAACACGGTGGCATGGGCGAGCGCCGGCACGGTTGGTTTCAAGGGCAGCCGTAAAAGCACTCCTTTTGCCGCGCAGATGGCTGCCGAAAAGGTGGCGCGCGAGGCGATGGAACACGGAATGAAAGAAGTTTCGGTACTGGTAAAGGGCCCCGGGGCGGGACGCGAGGCTGCAATTCGATCGCTTCAAGCCGCGGGTCTTCAGGTAAGCCTGATTAAAGACGTTACCCCAGTTCCGCACAATGGTTGCCGGGCGCCGAAGCGCCGGCGGGTATAG
- the rpsD gene encoding 30S ribosomal protein S4, producing MARYTEARCRLCRREGIKLYLKGDRCYGTHCGVERRNSPPGQQTRSRRKVTEYAVQLREKQKVRRIYGVLEAQFRNYFEKAERQRGVTGDNLLRLLERRLDNVVYRLGLAASRSEARQLIGHGHFRVNGRKVNIPSFLVRIGQKISIDSAAESPRIKELIERASQNTPPAWLSYDSDSATGEAISYPTREQIDIPVKEQLIVELYSR from the coding sequence ATGGCGCGATACACTGAGGCACGATGCCGGCTGTGTCGGCGTGAAGGGATCAAGTTGTATCTAAAGGGTGACAGGTGTTACGGCACGCACTGCGGGGTTGAGCGGCGGAACTCTCCTCCCGGACAGCAGACACGGTCAAGGCGGAAGGTCACGGAATATGCCGTCCAATTGCGTGAAAAGCAGAAGGTGCGGCGGATCTACGGAGTACTTGAAGCCCAGTTCCGTAATTACTTTGAAAAGGCCGAAAGACAGAGGGGAGTTACCGGTGATAATCTGTTAAGACTGCTTGAACGGCGCCTTGATAACGTGGTTTACCGTCTGGGACTTGCAGCTTCTCGTTCGGAGGCGCGGCAACTTATCGGACATGGCCATTTCCGGGTAAATGGGCGAAAGGTCAATATTCCGTCGTTTTTAGTGCGTATAGGGCAGAAGATTTCCATAGACAGCGCTGCCGAGTCACCCCGAATAAAGGAACTGATCGAGCGGGCATCGCAGAACACACCGCCGGCCTGGCTAAGTTACGATTCCGATTCGGCAACAGGCGAAGCGATTTCATATCCGACCAGGGAACAGATTGATATACCCGTCAAGGAACAACTAATAGTTGAGCTATACTCACGTTAG
- a CDS encoding DNA-directed RNA polymerase subunit alpha, with product MIEIEKPKIQCEAFSPTGDYGRFVVEPLERGYGITIGNSLRRVLLSSIPGGAVTAVKIEGVLHEFASVPGVREDVTELILNLKGLKIKMHTDEERILRIEAMGERTVNASDIIGDADVEIINPEHYIASLSPDARLFVEMTVSRGRGYVPAERHKAEFVIGVVPVDADFSPVKKVSYNVETIRIGPATDYDKLVLEVWTNGCVRPDEAVSLAARILYEHFHLFVGLSDTVSKMEIMVEKEEEKKNRLLEMPIEELDLSVRSYNCLKRAGINTVEELIERDEEEMIKVRNLGKKSLEEVKLKLAELGLSLRKNGE from the coding sequence ATGATTGAAATTGAAAAACCCAAGATCCAATGTGAAGCGTTTTCTCCCACAGGTGATTACGGACGTTTTGTGGTTGAGCCGCTGGAGCGCGGCTACGGTATTACCATCGGTAATTCCCTGCGCAGGGTGTTGCTTTCGTCAATCCCCGGCGGCGCGGTTACAGCGGTAAAAATAGAAGGCGTTCTACACGAATTCGCATCTGTTCCCGGTGTCCGCGAGGATGTGACGGAACTGATTTTGAACCTTAAGGGTTTAAAGATTAAGATGCACACGGACGAAGAGCGTATCCTTCGCATCGAGGCGATGGGCGAAAGAACTGTGAACGCGTCAGATATAATAGGCGATGCAGATGTGGAAATCATCAACCCGGAACATTATATAGCAAGCCTGTCGCCGGATGCCCGCCTTTTTGTGGAGATGACGGTATCGCGCGGGAGAGGTTACGTACCGGCAGAACGGCATAAGGCCGAATTCGTCATCGGCGTGGTGCCTGTCGATGCGGATTTCTCCCCTGTCAAAAAGGTCAGTTATAATGTTGAAACCATACGCATCGGACCGGCGACCGATTACGACAAACTGGTCCTCGAGGTTTGGACCAACGGCTGCGTCAGGCCCGATGAAGCGGTAAGTTTGGCCGCACGCATTCTCTACGAGCATTTCCATCTTTTCGTCGGCTTGAGCGACACGGTAAGCAAGATGGAAATAATGGTGGAAAAAGAAGAAGAAAAGAAGAACAGACTGCTGGAGATGCCGATAGAAGAGCTGGATCTGTCGGTGCGCTCGTATAATTGTCTAAAACGCGCCGGTATTAACACCGTGGAGGAATTAATTGAGCGCGACGAGGAAGAAATGATCAAAGTCCGAAACCTTGGGAAAAAATCGCTTGAAGAGGTAAAATTAAAGCTTGCTGAACTCGGGCTTTCGCTAAGAAAAAACGGCGAGTAA
- the rplQ gene encoding 50S ribosomal protein L17, translating into MGYRRFGVLAGHRKSILRNMVTSLFKEEKITTTETRAKEVRSIAERMVTLAKRGDLPARRQALRYIYDEEVVQKLFNNIGPRYQTKPGGYTRMLKIGQRRGDAAEMVVLELV; encoded by the coding sequence ATGGGCTATAGAAGGTTCGGGGTTTTGGCCGGGCACAGGAAGTCGATTTTGAGAAACATGGTTACATCGTTATTTAAAGAAGAAAAGATAACCACAACGGAGACCCGGGCAAAAGAGGTAAGGAGCATAGCGGAAAGAATGGTCACCCTGGCGAAACGAGGCGACTTGCCGGCGCGCCGGCAGGCGCTCCGATATATTTATGATGAAGAAGTCGTGCAGAAGCTTTTCAACAACATCGGACCGCGTTACCAGACTAAACCCGGAGGTTATACACGCATGCTGAAAATAGGGCAGAGACGTGGCGACGCGGCTGAGATGGTGGTTTTGGAATTGGTGTGA
- the truA gene encoding tRNA pseudouridine(38-40) synthase TruA: MNEVRERNVALRITYDGTTFHGFQKQPGLRTVQGVLEEQIERLSGASCPLKAAGRTDAGVHARGQVVSFGLKGWQIPAARLVPALNGALPAEISILEAAEVPLGFHPRYDAVSKTYRYTVFRRAVRCPLSRLYSLHFPEALDVGLMRAVASDLSGKHDFSAFQNTGRPVKSAVRTLMEARIVENWPYMYFVFTAEGFLYQMVRILVGTLMEVGRGVRDRMVVQQALKNGNRRLAGPTAPAQGLCLERVVYEREIFGGVKSSARIQ; this comes from the coding sequence GTGAACGAGGTACGTGAACGCAACGTCGCACTAAGAATTACTTATGATGGTACCACCTTCCACGGCTTTCAGAAGCAACCCGGGTTAAGAACCGTGCAGGGGGTGCTGGAAGAGCAAATCGAGCGCCTGAGCGGCGCTTCCTGCCCCCTGAAGGCCGCGGGCCGGACCGATGCGGGAGTGCACGCGCGGGGACAGGTTGTTTCCTTCGGCCTTAAGGGGTGGCAGATCCCGGCGGCACGGTTGGTTCCGGCGTTGAACGGCGCGTTACCGGCAGAAATTAGTATTTTGGAGGCGGCTGAGGTTCCTTTAGGATTTCACCCGCGTTATGACGCCGTAAGTAAGACTTACCGCTATACAGTTTTTCGGCGGGCAGTACGTTGCCCGCTTTCGCGTCTTTATTCGCTCCATTTTCCGGAAGCGCTTGATGTCGGGCTGATGCGGGCGGTGGCGTCCGATCTCAGCGGCAAACACGATTTCAGCGCCTTCCAGAATACCGGCCGGCCGGTAAAGTCGGCGGTGAGGACGCTTATGGAAGCTCGAATAGTGGAAAATTGGCCGTATATGTATTTTGTTTTTACTGCGGAAGGGTTTCTATACCAGATGGTACGAATTCTTGTGGGCACCCTGATGGAAGTCGGGCGTGGCGTACGGGATCGCATGGTCGTGCAACAGGCGCTAAAAAACGGGAACAGGCGCCTCGCAGGACCCACGGCGCCTGCTCAAGGGTTATGCCTGGAACGGGTGGTTTACGAGCGGGAGATATTTGGGGGGGTGAAATCCAGCGCAAGAATTCAGTAG
- the smpB gene encoding SsrA-binding protein SmpB, giving the protein MKVICENRKARHDYFILETFEAGMALTGTEVKSMRAGRGNLKNSYARVEKGELWLYEMHISPYEQGNRFNHEPKRPRKLLMHKKEILRLYGSTREKGLGLVPLRCYFKDGRIKVEVALVRGKKEYDRREDIAARDAKREMERAVRRERTV; this is encoded by the coding sequence ATGAAGGTGATTTGTGAGAACCGCAAGGCGCGGCATGATTATTTTATCTTGGAAACCTTTGAAGCCGGGATGGCGCTCACCGGGACCGAGGTAAAGTCAATGCGCGCGGGTCGGGGAAATCTCAAGAACAGTTACGCCCGGGTTGAAAAGGGTGAACTGTGGTTGTACGAAATGCATATAAGTCCCTACGAGCAGGGAAACCGTTTCAATCATGAGCCCAAACGACCGCGGAAGCTGTTGATGCATAAAAAAGAGATACTCAGGCTCTATGGATCGACGCGGGAGAAGGGACTGGGCCTGGTGCCCCTGCGGTGTTACTTTAAAGACGGCAGGATCAAGGTGGAAGTCGCGTTGGTAAGGGGTAAGAAGGAATACGACCGCCGGGAGGATATCGCGGCCCGCGATGCCAAGAGGGAAATGGAGCGTGCAGTGCGGCGCGAGCGCACGGTTTAA
- a CDS encoding TylF/MycF/NovP-related O-methyltransferase, producing the protein MVHLDVDIYKSTLDCLDFFYSRVNTGSVILIHDYVQAAGVRKAFDEFFSNKPDLIIELPGLYCLMVKV; encoded by the coding sequence TTGGTCCATTTAGATGTTGATATTTATAAGAGTACTTTAGATTGTCTTGATTTTTTCTACTCTAGAGTAAATACAGGCAGCGTAATACTTATTCATGATTATGTTCAAGCTGCGGGAGTCAGAAAAGCTTTTGATGAGTTTTTTTCTAATAAACCAGACCTTATTATTGAACTTCCGGGACTTTATTGTCTGATGGTGAAAGTATAG